In Massilia antarctica, the following are encoded in one genomic region:
- the ruvX gene encoding Holliday junction resolvase RuvX: MGNTLTGQAQPLAVVNAIDNAARFKQIGDLIAAWAPARLVVGEPRHPDGTEHDMTLRCRRFANQLHGRFDLPVTLVDERYSSAVIHAKRGQIIDDQAASIILQQYFDDHANNN, encoded by the coding sequence ATGGGGAACACCCTGACCGGTCAGGCGCAGCCGCTCGCGGTGGTCAACGCCATCGACAATGCGGCGCGATTCAAGCAGATCGGCGACCTGATCGCCGCCTGGGCCCCGGCCCGCCTGGTGGTGGGCGAACCGCGCCACCCGGACGGCACGGAGCACGACATGACCCTGCGCTGCCGCCGCTTCGCCAACCAGCTGCACGGGCGCTTCGACCTGCCGGTCACCCTGGTCGACGAACGCTATTCGTCGGCCGTGATCCACGCCAAACGCGGCCAGATCATCGACGACCAAGCCGCCTCCATCATTTTGCAACAATACTTTGACGACCATGCCAACAACAACTAA
- a CDS encoding cryptochrome/photolyase family protein: MPLSKSLVWFRRDLRVFDHAALHHALTSSNSVYCAFIYDNTILDSLPRADRRVEFIHASLAELDAELRQLGGCLIVRHADAAQEIPTLAAELGVDAVFVNGDYEPQAIARDAAVASRLEADGRRFFSYKDQVIFEKSEVLTLAGQNFSVFTPYKNAWLKRMAAEPDCVAPYSVEPHAARLAPPGGDERLPTLSDIGFEPTNLSALSIPTGMSGAAQLFEDFIGRIADYGEARNYPAVKGPSYLSIHLRFGTLSLRHLVRTVTELIARGAGGEGAPVWLSELIWRDFYAMILFNHPHVVERAFKPAYDAIVFETGPEADEMFAAWCEGRTGYPLVDAAMAQLNQTGYMHNRLRMVTACFLIKDLGIDWRRGEAYFALHLNDYDLSSNNGGWQWASSSGCDAQPYFRIFNPVTQSEKFDAKGKFIRRYLPRLDGLSDKEIHAPWSVPPMVLAQKKVVLGKDYPAPIVRHDEARVKTLERYGVVKAG, translated from the coding sequence ATGCCTCTGAGTAAATCGCTCGTCTGGTTCCGCCGCGACTTGCGCGTCTTCGACCACGCCGCATTGCATCATGCGCTAACGTCGTCGAACAGCGTTTATTGCGCGTTCATTTACGATAACACAATCCTCGACAGTTTACCGCGCGCGGACCGCCGGGTCGAGTTCATTCATGCCAGCCTGGCCGAACTCGATGCCGAATTGCGTCAACTGGGCGGCTGCCTGATCGTGCGCCACGCCGATGCGGCGCAGGAAATTCCAACACTCGCGGCGGAACTGGGCGTGGACGCGGTCTTCGTCAACGGCGACTACGAGCCGCAAGCCATCGCGCGCGATGCCGCCGTGGCCAGCCGCCTGGAGGCCGACGGACGGCGCTTTTTCAGCTACAAGGACCAAGTTATTTTCGAGAAAAGCGAGGTACTCACCCTGGCGGGCCAGAACTTCTCGGTGTTCACGCCGTACAAGAACGCCTGGCTCAAACGCATGGCAGCCGAACCGGATTGCGTGGCGCCGTATTCGGTGGAGCCGCATGCGGCGCGCCTTGCTCCTCCTGGCGGCGACGAACGCCTGCCGACGTTGAGCGACATCGGTTTCGAGCCGACCAATCTGTCGGCCTTGTCGATCCCCACCGGCATGAGCGGCGCGGCGCAGTTGTTCGAAGACTTCATCGGGCGCATTGCGGACTACGGAGAGGCGCGCAACTACCCTGCCGTGAAGGGGCCATCGTACCTGTCGATCCACCTGCGCTTCGGTACCCTGTCGCTGCGCCATCTGGTGCGCACGGTGACGGAGCTGATCGCGCGCGGGGCCGGTGGCGAAGGCGCGCCGGTGTGGCTGTCGGAACTGATCTGGCGCGATTTCTACGCCATGATTCTGTTCAATCATCCGCACGTCGTCGAGCGCGCGTTCAAGCCGGCCTACGATGCGATCGTGTTCGAGACAGGGCCGGAAGCGGACGAGATGTTCGCGGCGTGGTGCGAGGGGCGTACCGGTTATCCGCTGGTCGATGCGGCGATGGCGCAGTTGAACCAGACCGGGTACATGCACAACCGCCTGCGCATGGTCACTGCCTGTTTTCTGATCAAGGATCTGGGCATCGACTGGCGCCGTGGGGAGGCGTATTTCGCGCTGCATCTGAACGACTACGATCTGTCGTCGAACAATGGCGGGTGGCAGTGGGCGTCGTCGTCGGGATGCGATGCGCAGCCTTACTTCAGGATTTTCAATCCGGTGACGCAGTCGGAAAAATTTGACGCCAAGGGGAAGTTCATCCGGCGTTATCTGCCGCGGCTCGATGGCTTGTCGGACAAGGAGATTCACGCGCCGTGGAGCGTGCCGCCGATGGTGCTGGCACAGAAGAAGGTCGTGCTGGGGAAGGATTATCCGGCGCCGATTGTCAGGCATGACGAAGCACGAGTGAAGACGCTGGAGCGGTATGGGGTGGTGAAGGCGGGCTGA
- the pyrR gene encoding bifunctional pyr operon transcriptional regulator/uracil phosphoribosyltransferase PyrR codes for MPTTTKQFDAEALYQTLLGQVRDGLHGVQDAAIIGIHSGGAWLAERLAADLGLKDRLGFIDVSFYRDDFAKKGLHPDVKPTHILFNVDRATIVLVDDVLYTGRTTRAAINVLFDYGRPARIMLAALADRGGRELPVAADFVATSVALEANQSLALARAGDGQFSLTIEEDHA; via the coding sequence ATGCCAACAACAACTAAGCAGTTCGACGCCGAGGCGCTGTACCAGACCTTGCTCGGCCAGGTGCGCGATGGCTTGCACGGGGTGCAGGACGCGGCGATCATCGGCATCCACTCGGGCGGCGCCTGGCTGGCCGAACGCCTCGCGGCGGACCTGGGCCTGAAGGACCGCCTGGGCTTCATCGACGTCTCGTTCTACCGCGACGACTTTGCCAAAAAGGGCCTGCATCCGGACGTGAAACCGACGCACATCCTGTTCAACGTGGACCGCGCCACCATCGTGCTGGTGGACGACGTGCTGTACACGGGCCGCACCACGCGCGCGGCGATCAACGTGCTGTTCGACTATGGCCGTCCGGCGCGCATCATGCTGGCGGCATTGGCCGACCGCGGCGGGCGCGAGCTGCCGGTGGCGGCCGATTTCGTCGCCACCTCGGTCGCGCTGGAAGCCAATCAGTCGCTTGCGCTGGCGCGTGCCGGCGACGGGCAATTTTCGCTCACCATAGAAGAAGACCATGCTTAA
- a CDS encoding aspartate carbamoyltransferase catalytic subunit gives MLNPQLNKNGELQHLLSIEGLPKSIVNHILDTASSFVGISDREVKKVPLMRGKSVFNLFFENSTRTRTTFEIASKRLSADVINLNIQASSASKGESLLDTIDNLSAMHADMFVVRHAQSGAPYLIAKHLIDTKQSHVHVVNAGDGRHAHPTQGLLDMYTIRHYKKDFTNLRVAIVGDILHSRVARSDIHALTTLGVPEVRAIGPHTLLPGGLEQMGVRVFTNMDEGLKDVDVIIMLRLQNERMSGALLPSAQEYFKSYGLTPERLALARPDAIVMHPGPMNRGVEIDSAVADGAQAVILPQVTFGIAVRMAVMSILAGAQG, from the coding sequence ATGCTTAATCCGCAACTGAATAAAAATGGCGAACTGCAGCACCTGTTAAGCATCGAAGGGCTGCCCAAATCGATCGTCAATCATATCCTCGACACGGCGTCGAGCTTTGTCGGCATCTCCGACCGTGAAGTGAAGAAGGTGCCGCTCATGCGCGGCAAGAGCGTGTTCAACCTGTTCTTCGAGAACTCCACGCGCACCCGCACCACCTTCGAGATCGCGTCCAAGCGCCTCTCGGCCGACGTGATCAACTTGAATATCCAGGCTTCCTCGGCCAGCAAGGGCGAATCGCTGCTCGACACCATCGACAACCTGTCGGCCATGCATGCCGATATGTTCGTGGTGCGCCACGCGCAGTCGGGCGCGCCCTACCTGATCGCCAAGCACCTGATCGATACGAAGCAGTCGCACGTCCACGTGGTCAACGCGGGCGATGGCCGCCACGCGCACCCGACCCAGGGCCTGCTCGACATGTACACGATCCGCCACTACAAGAAGGACTTCACCAATCTGCGCGTGGCCATCGTGGGCGACATCCTGCACAGCCGGGTGGCGCGTTCCGACATCCATGCCTTGACCACCCTGGGTGTGCCGGAAGTGCGCGCCATCGGCCCGCACACCTTGCTGCCGGGCGGGCTGGAACAGATGGGCGTGCGCGTGTTCACCAACATGGACGAAGGCTTGAAGGACGTCGACGTGATCATCATGCTGCGCCTGCAGAACGAGCGCATGAGCGGTGCGCTGCTGCCGTCGGCGCAGGAGTATTTCAAGAGCTATGGCCTGACACCGGAGCGCCTGGCGCTGGCCAGGCCCGATGCGATCGTCATGCATCCGGGTCCGATGAACCGGGGCGTGGAAATCGATTCGGCGGTGGCCGATGGCGCGCAGGCGGTGATTTTGCCGCAGGTGACGTTCGGGATCGCGGTAAGGATGGCGGTAATGAGTATTCTGGCAGGAGCGCAAGGGTGA
- a CDS encoding dihydroorotase, with protein MNNHLHIKNGRLIDPANGIDTVTDLFIVDGKVASTGTAPAGFKAGNSIDATGLVVAPGLVDLSARLREPGYEYKATLKSEMQAAMQGGVTSLICPPDTDPVLDEPGLVEMLKYRAGKLQQAHVHPLGALTMGLKGKALTEMVELTEAGCIGFSQAEEVIEDTTVLLRALQYAKTFGFTVWVRPQDAHIGRGGIAHSGPLASRLGLAGVPVMSETIALHTVFELVRATGARVHLCRMSSSAGLDLVRAAKKEGLPVTCDVAVHHVHMTDADIGFFDSNARVTPPFRSQRDRDAIRAALYDGTIDAICSDHTPVDDDEKLLPFGEASPGATGLELLLSLAIKWADDYASVQHGAAGSSTPLARAIAKITSDAARIAGLAVGQLSPGACADVVVFDPAARWTVEASALASQGKHTPFLGYELAGQVKATIVGGRIAFQR; from the coding sequence GTGAACAACCATCTTCATATCAAGAACGGGCGCCTGATCGACCCGGCCAACGGCATCGACACGGTCACCGACCTGTTCATCGTCGACGGCAAAGTGGCATCGACCGGCACGGCGCCGGCTGGATTCAAGGCCGGCAACAGCATCGACGCCACCGGCCTGGTGGTCGCTCCCGGCCTGGTCGACCTGTCGGCGCGCCTGCGCGAGCCGGGTTACGAATACAAGGCCACCCTCAAGTCCGAGATGCAGGCGGCGATGCAGGGCGGCGTGACCAGCCTGATTTGTCCGCCCGATACCGATCCGGTGCTGGACGAACCGGGCCTGGTCGAAATGCTCAAGTACCGCGCCGGCAAGCTGCAGCAGGCGCACGTGCACCCATTGGGCGCGCTGACCATGGGCCTGAAGGGCAAGGCCCTGACCGAAATGGTGGAGCTGACGGAAGCGGGCTGCATCGGCTTTTCGCAGGCCGAGGAAGTCATCGAAGACACCACGGTGCTGCTGCGCGCCCTGCAGTACGCCAAAACCTTCGGCTTTACCGTGTGGGTGCGTCCGCAGGATGCGCACATCGGGCGCGGCGGCATCGCCCACAGCGGGCCGCTGGCCTCGCGCCTTGGCCTGGCCGGGGTGCCGGTCATGTCCGAGACGATCGCGCTGCATACCGTGTTCGAGCTGGTGCGCGCCACCGGCGCGCGCGTGCACCTGTGCCGCATGTCGTCCTCCGCCGGCCTTGACCTGGTGCGGGCGGCCAAGAAGGAAGGCTTGCCGGTCACCTGCGACGTCGCCGTGCACCACGTGCACATGACCGACGCCGACATCGGCTTTTTCGATTCCAACGCGAGGGTCACGCCGCCGTTCCGCAGCCAGCGCGACCGCGATGCGATCCGCGCCGCCCTGTACGACGGCACCATCGACGCGATCTGCTCGGACCACACCCCGGTCGACGACGACGAGAAGTTGCTGCCGTTCGGCGAAGCCTCTCCCGGCGCCACCGGGCTGGAACTGCTGCTGTCGCTGGCCATCAAGTGGGCCGACGATTACGCCAGCGTGCAGCATGGCGCCGCGGGATCGAGCACACCGCTGGCGCGCGCGATCGCCAAGATCACGAGCGACGCGGCGCGCATCGCCGGCCTGGCGGTGGGCCAGCTGTCGCCGGGCGCTTGCGCCGACGTGGTGGTGTTCGATCCGGCCGCGCGCTGGACGGTCGAGGCGTCAGCGCTGGCCAGCCAGGGCAAGCACACGCCTTTCCTCGGCTACGAACTGGCCGGGCAGGTGAAGGCGACCATCGTGGGCGGACGCATCGCGTTTCAGCGTTAA
- a CDS encoding YqgE/AlgH family protein has product MKKSKIGKTLPVPGMSQDDEVRPDEGTALASGSTLNLANHFLIAMPSMQDPIFGGTVVYICEHNDKGVLGVVINKPTDMTMEVLFERIDLKLADGLRTAVVNEPIMFGGPVQDDRGFVLHTPGARYSSSLTVTEDVAFTTSIDVLEAVANGDGPQRLLVSIGYAGWSPGQLEDEIGRNGWLTVAADAHVLFDLPIEERYNAAIKLLGIDPLMLASEAGHA; this is encoded by the coding sequence ATGAAGAAAAGCAAAATCGGCAAAACTCTGCCCGTGCCCGGCATGTCGCAGGACGACGAGGTTCGTCCCGACGAGGGCACTGCCCTGGCATCGGGGTCCACCTTGAACCTGGCAAATCATTTCCTGATAGCGATGCCATCGATGCAGGACCCGATTTTCGGCGGCACCGTCGTCTACATCTGCGAGCACAACGACAAAGGCGTGCTTGGTGTCGTCATCAACAAGCCCACCGACATGACCATGGAAGTGCTGTTCGAACGCATCGACCTGAAACTGGCCGACGGCCTGCGCACGGCCGTCGTCAATGAACCGATCATGTTCGGCGGCCCGGTGCAGGACGACCGCGGCTTCGTGCTGCACACGCCCGGCGCGCGCTATTCGTCCTCGCTCACCGTGACCGAGGACGTGGCCTTCACCACCTCGATCGACGTGCTCGAAGCGGTGGCCAATGGCGACGGCCCCCAGCGCCTGCTGGTCTCCATCGGCTACGCCGGCTGGAGCCCCGGCCAGCTGGAAGATGAAATCGGCCGCAATGGCTGGCTGACGGTGGCCGCCGACGCGCACGTGCTGTTCGACCTGCCGATCGAAGAGCGCTACAACGCCGCCATCAAACTGCTTGGCATCGACCCGCTGATGCTCGCATCCGAGGCCGGCCATGCTTGA
- a CDS encoding lysophospholipid acyltransferase family protein, which yields MKIKLYFRLCRVFFHLLTGLSACAFVFPWASHRLRDRVTQSWSRRLVGICGVTVMPSTGVPALAHAMVVANHVSWLDIFVINALYPCRFVAKSEIREWPVLGWLADKAGTVFLARGNRRDLRQIFKGLVLKLEQGERVAFFPEGTTAQQGSLMPFHANLFEAAVDAKVMVQPYAVCYMDDTQRLLHPSIEFIGDMTFAQSMVAILSGPPVFARLVCSAPINAAGAHRRDVCAAAHAAVGAALSQEIVGR from the coding sequence GTGAAGATCAAGCTCTATTTCCGGCTGTGCCGCGTGTTTTTCCATCTGTTGACCGGCCTGTCCGCGTGCGCATTCGTGTTCCCGTGGGCCAGCCATCGGCTGCGCGACCGCGTGACCCAGAGCTGGTCACGGCGTCTGGTGGGCATCTGTGGCGTGACGGTGATGCCGTCGACCGGCGTGCCGGCGCTGGCGCACGCGATGGTGGTGGCCAATCACGTTTCTTGGCTCGATATCTTCGTGATCAATGCGCTGTACCCGTGCCGCTTCGTGGCCAAGTCCGAAATCCGCGAGTGGCCGGTGCTAGGCTGGCTGGCCGACAAGGCCGGCACGGTGTTCCTCGCGCGCGGCAACCGGCGCGACCTGCGCCAGATTTTCAAGGGCTTGGTGCTCAAGCTGGAGCAGGGGGAACGCGTCGCTTTCTTCCCGGAAGGGACCACGGCGCAGCAGGGAAGCCTGATGCCTTTCCATGCCAACCTGTTCGAGGCGGCGGTGGACGCGAAGGTGATGGTGCAGCCGTATGCGGTGTGCTACATGGACGATACACAACGGCTGCTGCACCCATCAATCGAATTTATCGGCGATATGACCTTCGCCCAGAGCATGGTGGCAATTTTGTCCGGCCCGCCGGTATTCGCTCGCTTGGTGTGCTCTGCGCCCATCAATGCCGCCGGCGCGCACCGGCGCGACGTGTGCGCCGCCGCACATGCCGCAGTGGGCGCAGCGCTGTCCCAGGAAATCGTCGGCCGCTAG
- a CDS encoding symmetrical bis(5'-nucleosyl)-tetraphosphatase, which translates to MLKTYVIGDLQGCAHEAAVLLKRIDADAAGQARVLFVGDLINRGPASLDALRHVAALARASGGASDALLGNHDLHLLAVAVGAQKMSKSDTLDTILAAPDRDDLIDWLRHRPLAMMAEGHLLVHAGVAPQWDAAQTMALAGEVEAVLRGPGWIDFLRNMYGNEPARWDDALTGMARLRCIVNALTRMRLCAPDGTMDFKEKESAGAPPGSNLLPWFDLPGRRSAGTTVVFGHWSALGLLLRPDVIGLDSGCVWGGKLTALCLNDRSLLQVDCPEYKEPGKPKP; encoded by the coding sequence TTGTTAAAAACTTATGTAATTGGCGACCTGCAAGGGTGCGCCCACGAAGCCGCCGTCCTGCTCAAGCGGATCGACGCCGATGCCGCGGGACAGGCGCGCGTGCTGTTCGTGGGTGACCTGATCAACCGCGGCCCGGCCTCGCTCGACGCCCTGCGCCACGTGGCGGCGCTCGCGCGCGCCAGCGGCGGCGCCAGCGACGCCCTGCTCGGCAACCACGACCTGCACCTGCTGGCCGTCGCCGTGGGCGCGCAAAAGATGTCGAAGTCCGATACGCTCGACACAATCCTCGCCGCGCCCGACCGCGATGACCTGATCGACTGGCTGCGCCATCGCCCGCTGGCCATGATGGCCGAAGGCCACCTGCTGGTGCATGCCGGCGTGGCGCCCCAGTGGGACGCGGCGCAGACCATGGCCTTGGCGGGGGAAGTCGAGGCGGTGCTGCGCGGGCCGGGCTGGATCGATTTTTTGCGCAATATGTACGGCAACGAGCCGGCGCGCTGGGACGATGCGCTTACCGGCATGGCGCGCCTGCGCTGCATCGTCAACGCACTCACGCGCATGCGCCTGTGCGCGCCGGACGGCACCATGGATTTCAAGGAAAAGGAAAGCGCGGGCGCGCCGCCCGGATCGAATTTGCTGCCCTGGTTCGACCTGCCCGGCCGCAGGAGCGCGGGCACCACCGTTGTGTTCGGCCACTGGTCGGCCCTCGGCCTGCTGCTGCGCCCCGACGTCATCGGCCTCGATAGCGGCTGCGTGTGGGGCGGCAAACTGACGGCCCTGTGCCTGAACGACCGCAGCCTGCTGCAAGTCGACTGCCCCGAGTACAAGGAACCCGGCAAACCGAAGCCCTAG